A section of the Cutibacterium granulosum genome encodes:
- a CDS encoding energy-coupling factor ABC transporter substrate-binding protein codes for MPEKSVHKSDTSLTKRSKWVTPVLIILLIAIFVICMVFGGRKTTHDGEGFGGTDDAAADAAEEAGAKPWIEPIFEPSSGEVESGLFAMQAALGAGIVGYALGRMSGRKRGAEEAMAASDLSDATAVEAGKTNAAPANPVA; via the coding sequence ATGCCTGAGAAGTCCGTTCACAAGTCTGATACGTCGCTGACCAAGAGGTCCAAGTGGGTCACCCCGGTCCTCATCATCCTGCTCATCGCGATCTTCGTCATCTGCATGGTCTTCGGTGGCCGCAAGACCACCCATGACGGTGAAGGTTTCGGTGGAACCGACGACGCCGCAGCCGATGCAGCCGAGGAGGCCGGTGCCAAGCCATGGATCGAGCCGATCTTCGAGCCTTCCTCCGGCGAGGTCGAATCAGGTCTGTTCGCCATGCAGGCCGCCCTCGGTGCTGGAATCGTCGGCTACGCCCTGGGCCGGATGTCTGGCCGCAAGCGCGGTGCCGAGGAGGCCATGGCTGCCTCTGACCTGAGCGATGCCACGGCCGTCGAGGCGGGAAAGACGAATGCCGCTCCCGCCAACCCGGTTGCCTGA
- the cbiQ gene encoding cobalt ECF transporter T component CbiQ — translation MQITSLDDAAWDSPWRHRRVGEKVALSTGLLLTSLCTPEVLVHGAPIGVWPGALMVAVVSVVVIVRFAHIQPRVLWQAMAAPIVFLVIGGISVLISVGTSTGGPEWWRAGGVSIGPASAAQAASLVEHGLGGTLAVMVLGVTTPMVDLLTWLRTFHIPDPLLEISSLTYRLIFVLLGTFFTAQEAQRNRLSDDAPSRKRRWENTAALLGSVAVRSWNRAERLNDGLTNRGFESSLVTLTMPRRASTKLMVSTVVSLVAIWAITWATTGRLWR, via the coding sequence ATGCAGATCACCTCTCTTGACGATGCCGCCTGGGATTCTCCCTGGCGGCATCGCCGTGTGGGGGAGAAGGTGGCGCTGAGCACCGGCCTCCTTCTCACCTCCTTGTGCACCCCGGAGGTGCTCGTCCATGGCGCACCCATCGGCGTGTGGCCGGGTGCCCTCATGGTGGCAGTCGTCTCGGTGGTCGTCATCGTCAGATTCGCGCACATCCAGCCCCGAGTGCTGTGGCAGGCCATGGCGGCCCCGATCGTCTTCCTCGTCATCGGTGGTATCTCGGTGCTCATCAGCGTGGGTACCTCGACCGGCGGGCCGGAGTGGTGGCGTGCCGGTGGGGTGAGCATCGGCCCGGCATCTGCGGCGCAGGCCGCTTCCCTGGTGGAACACGGCCTGGGCGGCACCCTGGCGGTGATGGTGCTCGGCGTGACAACACCGATGGTCGACCTGCTCACCTGGTTGCGCACATTCCACATTCCCGATCCGCTGCTGGAGATCTCCTCGCTCACCTACCGGCTCATCTTCGTGCTGCTCGGAACGTTCTTCACGGCCCAGGAGGCCCAGCGCAACCGTCTCAGCGACGACGCCCCCAGCCGGAAGCGACGCTGGGAGAACACTGCTGCGCTTCTGGGATCGGTGGCCGTGCGGTCGTGGAATCGTGCTGAGCGGCTCAATGACGGCTTGACGAATCGTGGATTCGAGTCGTCCCTGGTGACCTTGACCATGCCACGTCGGGCCAGCACGAAACTCATGGTGTCCACTGTGGTGAGCTTGGTGGCGATCTGGGCGATCACATGGGCGACGACAGGAAGGTTGTGGCGATGA
- a CDS encoding energy-coupling factor ABC transporter ATP-binding protein — protein MQTRAMCATHPGRPMVLRDVDLRLHQGVRVAILGANGSGKTTLLRCLSGSLEPVSGEVLREGKRLEHNKKALREHRRVVQHVLQDPDDQLFSADVFQDVSFGPMNMGLDEDEVRERVTGALTLLGADHLAERATHQLSYGERKRVAVAGAMAMRPKLLMLDEPTAGLDPDGVSRMMAALGRLHQTGTTVAMATHDVDLALAWADEALVVVDHSVVQGPIDEMLADSDIVERAHLHLPWALDLAQRMGVSSLPRTMDEVVAALEAR, from the coding sequence ATGCAGACCCGGGCCATGTGTGCCACCCATCCCGGGCGTCCCATGGTGCTGCGGGACGTCGACCTGCGGCTGCATCAGGGGGTGCGCGTCGCAATCCTTGGCGCCAACGGCTCGGGCAAGACGACCCTGCTGCGCTGCCTGTCCGGCTCCCTCGAACCGGTGTCCGGTGAGGTGCTGCGTGAGGGCAAACGTCTGGAGCACAACAAGAAGGCGCTGCGGGAGCATCGTCGCGTCGTCCAGCACGTCCTGCAGGATCCCGACGACCAGCTCTTCAGTGCAGACGTCTTCCAGGACGTCTCGTTCGGCCCGATGAACATGGGACTCGACGAGGACGAGGTGCGCGAACGAGTCACCGGGGCCCTCACCCTGCTGGGCGCCGATCACCTGGCCGAACGCGCCACCCACCAGCTGTCCTACGGGGAACGCAAACGTGTCGCGGTGGCCGGAGCCATGGCCATGCGACCCAAACTGCTCATGCTCGACGAACCGACCGCCGGGCTGGACCCCGACGGTGTGTCGCGGATGATGGCGGCGTTGGGACGGTTGCACCAGACCGGCACGACGGTGGCCATGGCAACCCATGACGTCGATCTGGCCCTGGCCTGGGCCGACGAGGCCCTCGTCGTGGTGGATCACAGTGTCGTCCAGGGGCCGATCGACGAGATGCTCGCCGACTCCGACATCGTGGAACGGGCACACCTGCACCTGCCGTGGGCGCTGGATCTCGCCCAGCGCATGGGAGTGAGTAGCCTGCCACGCACCATGGATGAGGTGGTTGCCGCCCTCGAGGCGCGGTGA
- the cbiT gene encoding precorrin-6Y C5,15-methyltransferase (decarboxylating) subunit CbiT, with product MTIDPDTAKLGRTPGLDEEHFAHDGLITKHPVRAVALAALRPMPGQTLWDLGTGAGSVAVEWCRTDPTCTAVGVERRADRAANARTNAENLTAPGQFTVIDHDLTEGLPDGLPTPDAVFIGGGATAELVDACLARLPQDGRIVVHGVTMEAETLVVDLSGRLGGELMRFSVENADHIGRLRGWKPARTVVAWSWVKD from the coding sequence GTGACCATTGACCCTGACACCGCAAAACTGGGCCGCACCCCCGGCCTTGACGAGGAACACTTTGCCCATGACGGGCTCATCACGAAGCATCCGGTGCGCGCGGTGGCGCTGGCCGCCCTGCGCCCCATGCCCGGGCAGACGCTGTGGGATCTGGGCACCGGCGCCGGATCGGTCGCCGTGGAGTGGTGCCGTACCGATCCCACCTGTACCGCGGTCGGGGTGGAGCGGCGGGCCGACCGAGCCGCCAACGCACGTACCAATGCCGAGAATCTCACCGCACCGGGACAGTTCACGGTGATCGATCACGACCTCACCGAGGGGCTGCCCGACGGGCTGCCCACCCCGGATGCCGTGTTCATCGGTGGCGGGGCGACAGCTGAGCTCGTGGACGCCTGCCTGGCACGGTTGCCGCAGGATGGAAGGATCGTCGTCCACGGGGTGACGATGGAGGCCGAGACCCTGGTTGTCGACCTGTCGGGGCGGCTGGGCGGTGAGCTCATGCGGTTCTCGGTGGAGAACGCCGACCACATCGGGCGGCTGCGCGGGTGGAAACCCGCCCGCACCGTCGTCGCATGGAGCTGGGTCAAGGACTGA
- a CDS encoding energy-coupling factor transporter transmembrane component T, with product MGAGSTPLVLACLGVVAVSLVLTTRPTTWIGWLAFVLVWVFCCFALPALWHSAVSAFLVFIAFWMFRFAGVFGSAVAAIKVLDVTRVGSVLTQMRAPRVVQVPVMVVVRFFPMAVRELRAIVQAMTLRGLRPGARSTMRHPLRTGEYVVIPFLASAARIADELSAAAIIKGLGAQKSRSTLDPSRFRLGDVVVLTVLVALIAWRVTEVIA from the coding sequence ATGGGAGCGGGGTCGACGCCTCTGGTGCTGGCCTGCCTCGGTGTCGTCGCGGTGTCACTCGTGCTCACGACCCGCCCCACGACGTGGATCGGGTGGCTGGCCTTTGTCCTGGTGTGGGTCTTCTGCTGTTTCGCCCTTCCAGCCCTATGGCACTCGGCTGTTTCCGCATTTCTGGTCTTCATCGCCTTCTGGATGTTCCGCTTCGCAGGAGTCTTCGGCTCGGCAGTGGCTGCGATCAAGGTTCTCGACGTCACCCGGGTTGGTTCAGTCCTCACCCAGATGCGTGCGCCGCGGGTCGTGCAGGTCCCGGTGATGGTCGTGGTGAGGTTCTTCCCGATGGCAGTGCGCGAGCTGCGGGCGATCGTCCAGGCCATGACCCTGCGAGGCCTGAGACCCGGCGCCCGCTCAACCATGCGCCACCCGCTGCGTACGGGGGAATACGTCGTCATCCCCTTCTTGGCCTCGGCTGCCCGGATCGCCGACGAGCTCTCCGCCGCAGCCATCATCAAGGGGCTGGGTGCACAAAAATCCCGGTCCACCCTGGACCCGAGTCGTTTCCGTCTCGGTGACGTCGTCGTGCTGACGGTTTTGGTCGCGTTGATTGCCTGGCGCGTGACCGAGGTGATCGCATGA
- a CDS encoding ABC transporter ATP-binding protein: protein MSVSLTDVSYAYPVPDLDGSPFDDGPTPDREAVDQLRDITMTIRPGTLTLLIGGSGSGKSTLLRTMNGLVPKFFEGTMRGKAEVDGTDLAGVELHDVGRTSAMIFQNPRTQFFTSSVRTELAFGLENYGVDPSEIRDAMTRAVGQTGIAHLLDRRLDTLSGGELQRVACACALVTDVDLLLFDEPTSNLSAEGIDDFRHLVAQLKASGKTLVIAEHRLHLFRGMVDVVHRISDGRVAETMTGDDLFSLTDMERTERGLRAVDVVPVDIPEPPTAAASSNTDGPKLPTGLMVEHLSFSYGHGPTILDVDSLFLPAGAVTILTGPNGAGKSTLARLICGLEKSPPSARIGMGEPWSTGRRQKSCGMVMQDVRRQLFSESVEREVTLGLDPRQRDAANVPALLERLDLVGQRDRHPLSLSGGQAQRLVVAATIAQDKEVVIFDEPTSGADFRHLTSIADLVGDLATAGKVVIVITHDPELMARCGDYLINITTLKGQS from the coding sequence ATGAGCGTCAGCCTGACCGACGTCTCCTACGCCTACCCGGTCCCTGACCTCGACGGGTCCCCGTTCGATGACGGCCCCACGCCCGACCGAGAGGCCGTGGACCAGCTCCGGGACATCACCATGACGATCCGGCCCGGGACCCTGACCCTGCTCATTGGGGGATCAGGATCGGGGAAGTCCACCCTGCTGCGGACGATGAATGGCCTTGTCCCGAAGTTTTTCGAGGGCACCATGCGTGGCAAGGCGGAGGTGGACGGCACTGATCTGGCCGGGGTCGAACTCCACGACGTCGGGCGCACCTCGGCGATGATCTTCCAGAATCCTCGCACCCAGTTCTTCACCTCCAGCGTGCGAACCGAGCTGGCTTTCGGGCTGGAGAATTACGGGGTCGACCCGTCTGAGATCCGCGACGCTATGACTCGGGCAGTCGGCCAGACCGGCATCGCACACCTGCTCGACAGGCGGCTCGACACCCTCTCGGGAGGGGAGTTGCAGCGCGTCGCGTGTGCCTGTGCCCTGGTCACTGACGTCGATCTGCTCCTCTTCGACGAGCCGACCTCGAATCTCTCTGCCGAGGGAATCGACGATTTTCGCCACCTCGTCGCCCAGCTGAAGGCCTCCGGGAAGACGCTGGTCATTGCCGAGCATCGGCTGCACCTCTTCCGTGGGATGGTCGACGTCGTTCATCGCATTTCTGACGGCAGGGTCGCCGAAACCATGACCGGCGATGATCTTTTCAGCCTGACGGACATGGAACGGACCGAACGTGGCCTCCGCGCCGTCGATGTCGTCCCGGTGGACATACCCGAGCCGCCGACCGCCGCAGCCTCCTCCAACACCGATGGCCCAAAACTCCCGACTGGGCTGATGGTCGAGCACCTGTCCTTCTCCTACGGGCATGGCCCGACGATTCTCGACGTCGACTCCCTCTTCCTGCCGGCCGGAGCGGTGACGATCCTCACCGGCCCCAATGGCGCGGGCAAATCGACCTTGGCCCGACTGATCTGCGGGCTCGAAAAGTCCCCGCCCAGCGCCCGTATCGGCATGGGAGAGCCGTGGAGCACCGGCAGGAGGCAGAAATCGTGCGGGATGGTCATGCAGGACGTCCGCCGTCAGCTGTTCAGCGAGTCGGTGGAGCGGGAAGTCACCCTCGGTCTGGACCCGCGCCAACGCGATGCCGCCAACGTCCCGGCGCTCCTGGAACGTCTCGACCTGGTCGGCCAACGTGACCGTCACCCCTTGTCACTGTCCGGTGGGCAGGCCCAGCGCCTCGTCGTGGCGGCCACCATCGCTCAGGACAAGGAGGTCGTCATCTTCGACGAGCCCACATCGGGTGCCGATTTTCGTCACCTCACCTCGATCGCTGACCTCGTCGGTGATCTCGCGACCGCTGGGAAGGTCGTCATCGTCATCACCCACGACCCGGAGCTCATGGCCCGATGTGGGGATTACCTCATCAACATCACCACTCTGAAAGGACAATCATGA
- a CDS encoding MptD family putative ECF transporter S component, which produces MKPRLTTRDLVSIAIFAVIFFVVFYACGMIGLAGPAFMFVGWILGILLGGIVLMLSVARVPKIGTMTITGLLVGLGMSPGHTIWMIPAGIVLGFLSDIIITNAGRSTRLTTSCAMLGYAVFVLWMIVPLIPMLVNTDEYYAMITEQMGADYSNKMRELFTPGLVAGWAVIVFLLGLAGGWLGIKVGRKHFQRAGLTK; this is translated from the coding sequence ATGAAACCCCGTCTGACAACGCGTGACCTGGTGAGTATCGCCATCTTCGCGGTGATCTTCTTCGTCGTCTTCTACGCCTGCGGCATGATCGGTCTCGCCGGTCCGGCCTTCATGTTCGTCGGTTGGATCCTGGGCATCCTGCTGGGCGGCATCGTCCTCATGTTGTCAGTTGCACGGGTGCCGAAAATTGGCACCATGACGATCACTGGTCTGCTCGTCGGGCTCGGTATGAGCCCGGGGCACACCATCTGGATGATCCCGGCTGGAATAGTGCTCGGATTCCTCTCCGACATCATCATCACCAATGCCGGCCGCAGCACCCGTCTCACGACGAGCTGCGCGATGCTCGGGTATGCCGTGTTCGTGCTGTGGATGATCGTGCCGCTCATCCCGATGCTCGTGAATACCGACGAGTACTACGCCATGATCACCGAGCAGATGGGTGCCGACTACTCCAACAAGATGCGGGAACTCTTCACACCTGGCCTGGTGGCGGGATGGGCCGTCATCGTCTTCCTGCTGGGGCTGGCCGGTGGCTGGTTGGGCATCAAGGTGGGTCGCAAGCACTTCCAGCGGGCAGGACTGACGAAGTGA
- a CDS encoding ABC transporter ATP-binding protein produces MTEISTSLQVCPDAVAPGGTQDYQAKHRAGGKALSMIMRPIRGYVIVARILVVVSCIVALAPYVALTRLGAILLGDHVDREALTHTANVLWMAFCIQAMLYVVALLITHIADIKVRNILQDRIIDHISKAPLAWFSSSSTGRVRKAIQDDTVQIHMLVAHAPVEQTAAVGVPLVLLVYAFVVDWRLGLLSIATFPIYALLQWVTMRDMATKTAEMDDKLADISSSSIELTEGIHVVKNFGQTGKAHRRFTRACEEFAQFYWNWCGPLIKASALSLSVISVAALMAINLGFGLLMAKAGWVGVTDVLTCSLIALVLPRTIEVLGNMAWGYQQAGNAALRLQDVLSIEQISHPQVSARIPDDMTVTFDDVSASYLTPDGVIPALSHVNLTLRPGTVTALVGPSGSGKSTLATMLARFRDPDSGVVRIGGVDLKDLAQDDLYRLVSFVLQDPYMQRRSIRDVITLARPDATDDQVCEAARAAHILDDIDALPKGFDTVLGEDTDFSGGQKQRLSIARAVLADAPILVLDEATAATDPDCEAEIQQALAALARGRTVLAIGHHAESVAGADVICVMEGGGIAACGSSEELADQPYWARLSAGRAMEGVTQ; encoded by the coding sequence GTGACCGAGATCTCCACGTCCCTGCAGGTGTGCCCCGACGCTGTCGCGCCGGGAGGAACTCAGGACTATCAGGCCAAGCACCGTGCCGGCGGCAAGGCCCTGTCGATGATCATGAGGCCCATTCGTGGGTACGTCATCGTTGCGCGGATCCTTGTCGTGGTGTCATGCATCGTCGCACTGGCCCCGTACGTCGCCCTGACGAGACTCGGCGCGATCCTGCTGGGTGATCACGTCGACCGTGAGGCGCTCACCCATACCGCCAATGTGCTGTGGATGGCTTTCTGCATCCAGGCCATGCTCTACGTGGTGGCCCTCCTCATCACTCACATCGCCGACATCAAGGTGCGCAACATCTTGCAGGATCGCATCATCGACCACATCTCGAAGGCGCCGCTGGCCTGGTTCAGCTCGTCGTCAACCGGTCGAGTGCGCAAGGCCATCCAGGACGACACCGTCCAGATCCACATGCTCGTCGCCCATGCGCCCGTTGAGCAAACCGCAGCCGTGGGAGTTCCGCTCGTCCTGCTCGTCTACGCCTTCGTGGTGGACTGGCGGCTGGGACTTCTCTCCATCGCCACCTTCCCGATCTACGCCCTGCTGCAGTGGGTGACGATGCGAGACATGGCCACCAAGACCGCCGAGATGGACGACAAACTGGCCGACATCTCATCCTCGTCGATCGAGCTGACGGAGGGGATCCACGTCGTCAAGAACTTCGGACAGACCGGTAAGGCCCATCGTCGCTTCACCCGTGCGTGCGAGGAGTTCGCCCAGTTCTACTGGAACTGGTGTGGCCCGCTCATCAAGGCGTCGGCCCTGTCTCTGTCGGTGATCTCGGTGGCCGCCCTCATGGCGATCAACCTGGGATTCGGTCTGCTCATGGCCAAGGCCGGCTGGGTGGGCGTCACCGACGTCCTCACCTGTTCACTCATCGCCCTGGTCCTGCCGCGCACCATCGAGGTACTGGGCAACATGGCATGGGGTTACCAACAGGCCGGCAACGCGGCTCTGCGTCTGCAGGACGTGCTGTCCATCGAGCAGATCAGCCATCCACAGGTCAGCGCGCGGATTCCTGATGACATGACGGTCACCTTTGACGACGTCAGCGCCTCCTACCTCACCCCTGACGGCGTCATCCCGGCGCTCAGCCACGTCAACCTGACGCTGCGTCCGGGGACGGTGACGGCTCTCGTCGGGCCGTCGGGGTCCGGCAAGTCGACCCTGGCGACGATGCTCGCCCGCTTCCGCGACCCTGATTCCGGGGTGGTGCGCATTGGTGGGGTCGACCTCAAGGACCTCGCCCAGGACGACCTCTACCGGTTGGTGTCCTTCGTCCTCCAGGATCCGTACATGCAGCGTCGGTCCATCCGTGACGTCATCACCCTGGCCCGTCCCGACGCCACCGACGACCAGGTGTGCGAGGCTGCTCGGGCCGCCCACATTCTTGACGACATCGACGCACTGCCGAAGGGTTTCGACACCGTCCTGGGTGAGGACACCGATTTCTCGGGTGGTCAGAAGCAGCGGCTGTCGATCGCCCGCGCTGTGCTCGCCGACGCCCCGATCCTCGTGCTCGACGAGGCGACGGCCGCCACCGATCCCGACTGCGAGGCGGAGATCCAGCAGGCCCTGGCTGCACTGGCCCGGGGCCGAACTGTGCTCGCCATCGGTCACCACGCCGAGTCGGTGGCCGGAGCTGACGTCATCTGCGTCATGGAGGGCGGTGGCATCGCAGCTTGCGGTTCGTCCGAGGAATTGGCCGACCAGCCCTACTGGGCGCGTCTGTCGGCAGGGCGAGCGATGGAAGGAGTCACTCAATGA
- a CDS encoding ABC transporter ATP-binding protein, translating into MTTTMNSRLSWAGDILLLNTFRPLLTEEGAAKFRRSLWLAGVQGVLEGVGLFAIVPTITAFVEGGPSMGLTWQGWVWVLVALAVAGAVVTYFQSTIGYLAAMDVMGKLSVRIGDQVASLPLGWFRSSFPGRLSRLLTQGLMHLGEGLAHFTAPLVRGAATTVVMMVLSWFWSWQLGLSLLISMPAMCLIMIASRALWLRGESVVQPTEQELAARIVEFCETQPVLRAAGRAEGYEPLRNARRANERAARKCLGLGVTANFLSGLGAQAVAVVLIVLAARMGSNGTLAPVATVAFVGVSLRYAKVLEDVVSAALSVETARKPVSEVDEILSAEVLPEPEAPGDMTAPGEVSFEDVSFGYDKEHPVVHDVTFTAPAGGLTAIVGPSGAGKTTLFRLMARFWDVDSGTVRVGGLDVRDQTTEQLMSQLAMVFQDVYLYDSTLAENIRIGDPDATDEQVRKAGSLAGVDEIAARLPGGWDAGVGEGGRRLSGGERQRVSVARALLKRAPILLFDEATSALDPENEAHIEAALAQLREFSTILVIAHKLDTIRSADRIVVIDHTGRVCQVGTHDDLIASGGAYADLWHARERAEGWSLVGRE; encoded by the coding sequence ATGACCACGACCATGAACTCCCGCCTTTCCTGGGCGGGCGACATCCTGCTCCTGAACACCTTCAGGCCCCTTCTCACCGAGGAAGGAGCTGCCAAGTTCCGTCGCTCCCTGTGGCTGGCAGGTGTCCAGGGAGTCCTCGAGGGAGTTGGCCTGTTCGCCATCGTTCCGACGATCACGGCATTCGTCGAGGGTGGACCCTCGATGGGACTGACCTGGCAGGGCTGGGTGTGGGTGCTCGTCGCCCTGGCCGTTGCCGGGGCCGTCGTGACGTACTTCCAGTCGACGATCGGCTATCTCGCCGCGATGGATGTCATGGGAAAACTCAGCGTGCGCATCGGCGACCAGGTGGCGAGCCTGCCACTGGGATGGTTCCGCTCGAGTTTCCCCGGCCGCCTGTCCCGCCTTCTCACTCAGGGACTCATGCACCTGGGCGAGGGGTTGGCACATTTCACCGCCCCACTCGTGCGCGGTGCCGCGACCACCGTCGTCATGATGGTGCTCTCGTGGTTCTGGTCGTGGCAGTTGGGGTTGTCCCTGCTCATCTCGATGCCTGCGATGTGTCTGATCATGATCGCCTCGCGAGCCTTGTGGCTTCGCGGTGAGTCGGTGGTCCAGCCGACCGAGCAGGAACTGGCTGCCCGCATCGTCGAGTTCTGTGAGACCCAACCAGTGCTGAGGGCCGCCGGCCGAGCCGAGGGCTACGAGCCGCTTCGGAATGCACGCCGGGCCAATGAACGCGCCGCTCGTAAGTGTCTGGGGCTGGGCGTGACGGCGAACTTCCTCTCGGGTCTGGGTGCCCAGGCGGTCGCGGTCGTCCTCATCGTGCTGGCCGCGCGCATGGGCAGCAACGGCACCCTCGCCCCGGTCGCGACGGTTGCTTTCGTCGGCGTCTCGCTGCGCTACGCCAAGGTGTTGGAGGACGTCGTCTCGGCTGCTCTGTCCGTCGAGACCGCGCGCAAGCCGGTCAGTGAGGTCGACGAGATCCTCTCGGCTGAGGTGCTTCCCGAGCCCGAGGCCCCGGGCGACATGACAGCTCCCGGTGAGGTGTCCTTCGAAGACGTCTCCTTCGGTTATGACAAGGAGCACCCGGTCGTCCATGACGTCACGTTCACTGCTCCAGCGGGGGGTTTGACGGCCATTGTCGGCCCCTCGGGGGCTGGCAAGACGACTCTGTTCCGGCTCATGGCGAGGTTCTGGGACGTCGACTCCGGGACGGTGCGTGTCGGCGGACTGGACGTGCGCGACCAAACCACCGAGCAGCTCATGAGTCAGCTCGCCATGGTTTTCCAGGACGTTTATCTCTACGACTCCACTTTGGCGGAGAACATCCGCATCGGTGACCCGGATGCCACGGACGAGCAGGTCCGGAAGGCGGGGTCTCTGGCCGGGGTCGATGAGATCGCAGCTCGTCTGCCCGGTGGATGGGACGCCGGCGTTGGTGAAGGTGGCCGTCGTCTCTCGGGTGGTGAACGGCAACGGGTGTCGGTGGCACGAGCCTTGCTGAAACGCGCCCCGATCCTGCTCTTCGACGAGGCCACCTCTGCTCTCGACCCGGAGAACGAGGCCCACATCGAGGCCGCCCTGGCCCAGCTGCGTGAGTTCTCGACGATCCTCGTCATCGCTCACAAGCTCGACACCATCCGTTCGGCGGATCGCATCGTCGTCATCGATCACACCGGTAGAGTCTGCCAAGTGGGAACCCATGACGACCTCATTGCCAGCGGCGGTGCTTACGCCGATCTGTGGCATGCCCGGGAGCGGGCCGAGGGGTGGTCGCTCGTGGGCCGTGAATGA
- a CDS encoding TetR/AcrR family transcriptional regulator — translation MISKRPGRRPAFTRRQAIDAALAEGIETFTLRAVADRLGVKATALYREFSSRQELQVAAIAEIMVDIEPDPNVASWQDALRQIVDRQWALCERYPEAPLVLMTQPETFGAVMPRCAAIAQGLAELGIPGGVEGAAFAFDFVGDTTFETFISMQPYLVADEDGRTGVERIGVMTEGLPDIFGMQDLGERGNLDLKVEFIIAGMEHGLFPGAVTRK, via the coding sequence ATGATCAGCAAACGGCCAGGGCGCAGGCCTGCGTTTACGCGACGTCAGGCGATTGATGCAGCCCTGGCCGAGGGCATTGAGACCTTCACCTTGAGGGCGGTCGCTGATCGTCTCGGGGTGAAGGCCACCGCCTTGTACCGAGAGTTCAGTTCTCGTCAGGAACTGCAAGTGGCTGCAATCGCGGAGATCATGGTGGACATTGAACCCGATCCCAACGTCGCGAGTTGGCAGGACGCCCTTCGTCAGATTGTCGACCGTCAGTGGGCGTTGTGTGAGCGATATCCAGAGGCCCCGCTGGTGCTCATGACTCAGCCAGAGACTTTTGGGGCAGTCATGCCTCGCTGCGCGGCGATTGCGCAGGGATTGGCAGAACTTGGTATTCCCGGAGGAGTCGAGGGGGCCGCTTTCGCCTTCGATTTCGTCGGGGACACCACCTTCGAGACCTTCATCTCGATGCAGCCCTATCTGGTGGCTGACGAGGACGGACGCACCGGCGTCGAGAGAATCGGGGTCATGACCGAGGGCCTCCCCGACATCTTCGGGATGCAGGATCTGGGGGAGCGCGGCAATCTTGATCTCAAGGTTGAATTCATCATCGCCGGCATGGAGCACGGGCTGTTCCCTGGCGCGGTCACGCGGAAATGA